A window of the Henckelia pumila isolate YLH828 chromosome 3, ASM3356847v2, whole genome shotgun sequence genome harbors these coding sequences:
- the LOC140890918 gene encoding uncharacterized protein, which translates to MASFGSLKQAIFDKEARKQQYQDHIRGLNAYDRHKKFVDDYVGYYGKQISVPEKLPVKTDLDTLREGYRFIRTEEDDTNPSWEQRLVKRYYDKLFKEYCIADMSHYKTGKIGLRWRSEKEVISGKGQFVCGNKHCDRKDNLSSYEVNFSYIEAGENKQALVKLVACERCSEKLLHKKLKEREQLRQKENDRHRKKRDRSESDEDTEIDHGRSKDRRKGNKGSSSATTKKTDDEDNFDEFLEGLFP; encoded by the exons ATGGCTTCGTTTGGCTCTCTCAAGCAAGCAATCTTCGACAAAGAAGCTCGAAAACA GCAGTATCAAGATCATATCCGAGGCCTCAATGCCTACGATCGCCACAAGAAATTTGTGGATGACTATG TTGGTTACTATGGGAAACAGATATCTGTACCAGAAAAGTTGCCAGTTAAAACTGATCTAGACACTCTAAGAGAAGGATATCG GTTCATAAGGACTGAAGAAGATGACACGAATCCTTCTTGGGAGCAAAGGCTAGTGAAGCGCTACTATGACAAGCTCTTCAAGGA ATACTGCATAGCTGACATGTCTCATTACAAGACTGGTAAG ATTGGTCTAAGATGGAGGTCTGAAAAGGAAGTAATATCTGGGAAAG GGCAGTTTGTATGCGGGAATAAGCATTGTGATCGAAAGGATAATTTGTCAAGCTATGAG GTGAACTTTTCTTATATTGAAGCTGGAGAAAACAAACAGGCCTTGGTTAAATTAGTAGCCTGTGAGAG ATGCTCGGAGAAGCTTCTGCATAAAAAACTGAAAGAGAGAGAACAATTAAGACAAAAAGAGAATGACAGACACCGTAAGAAAAG GGACAGGTCTGAAAGTGATGAAGATACAGAGATTGACCATGGAAGAAGCAAAGACAGGAGAAAAG GAAACAAGGGTTCTAGTTCAGCCACTACCAAGAAGACGGACGATGAGGATAACTTTGACGAGTTTCTCGAGGGACTGTTTCCTTGA